One Tolypothrix bouteillei VB521301 DNA window includes the following coding sequences:
- a CDS encoding ABC1 kinase family protein — MNAKTVSYSSQPNKDPSKTISVIEVSVSENHAGKLSQNELSATQSSLKNAAIAQGESLPYKSDRVLLSRKRESEEIRYDAREIAVHYQQTPLKVLRRVFTVLVPTLSFIFGLWWDNKRGVVVKNDRRQAIKLRKLLTDLGPAYIKIGQALSTRPDLVPPVYLEELAQLQDKLPPFPNEIAYKFIEEELGLPPEEIYPVLSNDPIAAASLGQVYKGRLHTGEEVAVKVQRPDLRESITIDLYILRKLAVWAQKKVKRVRSDLAGILDELGSRIFEEMDYIHEGENAERFFQLYGHMKDVYVPKIYWEYTNRRVLTMEWINGIKLTQTEEIRSRGINARYLIEVGVQCSLRQLLEHGFFHADPHPGNLLATLDGKLAYLDFGMMSEIQPKQRYGLLEAIVHVVNRDFEALAQDYVKLDFLSPDTNLAPIVPAFAKVFAEAQGASVAQLNIKSITDDLSNLMYEYPFRVPPYYALIIRSLVTLEGIAIYIDPNFKVLSEAYPYVAKRLLTDPAPELRASLRDLLFKEGRFRWNRLENLLRNARNNEDYDFNLVLNQGIDFLSSERGAFIRDKLIDEVLKGVNAATTNIVHNFTYLLRERVGIAAINETPSATIEQQQTLDHIKRILNILQETRGFDATQIAPQLAQLLFNPGVQRLGQQIANQIAQKAISRFIRQLLASEVPAEEETREDGVVSQPNRLSLPPANL, encoded by the coding sequence ATGAATGCCAAAACAGTTTCCTACAGTTCTCAACCAAACAAAGATCCTTCTAAGACTATCTCAGTTATAGAAGTGTCTGTTAGCGAAAATCATGCAGGCAAATTGAGCCAAAATGAATTGTCTGCTACACAATCGAGTTTGAAAAATGCGGCGATAGCTCAGGGAGAAAGCTTACCATACAAGAGCGATCGCGTGCTTTTGAGTAGGAAACGTGAATCTGAAGAAATACGTTACGATGCCAGGGAAATTGCCGTACACTATCAGCAAACACCCTTAAAAGTTTTGCGTCGTGTATTTACAGTTCTAGTCCCAACCCTATCATTTATTTTTGGATTGTGGTGGGATAACAAACGAGGAGTTGTTGTCAAAAACGACCGACGACAAGCAATTAAACTGCGGAAACTCCTGACAGATCTTGGACCAGCATACATTAAAATCGGACAAGCTTTATCTACCAGACCAGATTTAGTTCCTCCCGTATATTTAGAAGAACTTGCTCAATTACAGGATAAACTACCACCTTTTCCCAATGAAATAGCTTATAAATTTATTGAAGAAGAACTCGGTTTACCTCCAGAAGAAATTTATCCCGTTCTCTCAAACGATCCCATAGCAGCAGCTTCCTTGGGACAAGTTTACAAAGGTAGACTCCATACGGGTGAAGAAGTCGCTGTTAAAGTTCAACGTCCGGACTTACGAGAAAGCATAACTATTGACTTATATATTCTTCGCAAACTTGCTGTATGGGCGCAGAAAAAAGTTAAACGAGTACGCAGCGATCTTGCAGGTATTCTTGATGAATTGGGCTCTCGCATTTTTGAGGAGATGGACTATATTCATGAGGGAGAAAATGCAGAGAGATTTTTTCAACTCTACGGTCATATGAAAGACGTTTATGTACCCAAAATCTATTGGGAGTACACAAATCGTCGTGTTTTAACCATGGAGTGGATTAATGGGATTAAATTAACCCAAACAGAAGAAATTCGCTCGCGAGGAATCAACGCCCGTTATTTAATAGAAGTAGGCGTACAATGTTCTTTGCGCCAGTTACTCGAACATGGATTTTTCCATGCTGACCCCCATCCTGGAAATTTATTAGCAACTCTAGATGGCAAACTCGCTTATCTAGATTTCGGGATGATGAGTGAAATTCAGCCAAAACAGCGCTATGGTTTGCTCGAAGCGATCGTTCACGTTGTCAATCGTGATTTTGAAGCGCTAGCACAAGATTATGTCAAGTTGGATTTCTTGTCACCAGATACAAACTTAGCACCCATTGTTCCAGCTTTTGCTAAAGTCTTCGCTGAAGCTCAAGGAGCTAGCGTAGCTCAGTTAAACATTAAAAGTATCACTGACGATCTTTCAAATTTGATGTATGAATATCCCTTCCGCGTACCACCATATTACGCTTTAATCATTCGTTCTTTGGTAACTTTGGAAGGAATTGCAATTTATATAGATCCTAACTTCAAAGTGCTGAGTGAAGCATATCCTTATGTTGCTAAACGTTTATTAACCGATCCAGCGCCGGAATTAAGAGCATCTTTGAGAGATTTGTTATTTAAAGAAGGTAGATTTCGTTGGAATCGTTTAGAAAATTTATTACGCAATGCTCGCAATAATGAAGATTATGATTTCAACTTAGTTCTCAATCAAGGAATCGACTTCTTATCTTCAGAACGTGGAGCTTTCATTCGCGACAAGTTAATTGATGAAGTCCTCAAAGGGGTGAATGCAGCAACTACAAATATTGTACATAACTTTACATATTTGCTGCGAGAAAGAGTTGGAATTGCAGCCATTAATGAAACCCCTAGTGCGACTATCGAGCAACAACAAACTTTAGACCATATCAAACGTATCTTAAATATTCTTCAAGAAACTCGCGGATTTGATGCTACTCAAATTGCACCCCAACTGGCGCAGTTGTTATTTAATCCTGGAGTGCAGCGTTTGGGTCAACAAATAGCCAACCAAATAGCACAAAAAGCAATCTCACGATTTATTCGCCAATTGTTAGCATCGGAAGTACCAGCAGAAGAAGAGACTCGTGAAGATGGTGTTGTCAGTCAACCAAATCGATTGTCTTTACCACCTGCTAATTTGTAA
- a CDS encoding TAXI family TRAP transporter solute-binding subunit, translating to MSNLKKALFLGFLALLTASIVVLGNLVTGNPVVAQQGSLSFLTTKQPSLYYQAATELNEVLKNSGFNLAIKEGSPGSFQNLIEIGNGRSDMAFAQQDAFYLLRNTGDKDVAKLAENIQIFAPVSSETIHLIVNTSSGIKNFADLKGKNVAVGLENSGTYVSAIFLYQLHNLDVTQESLVPMDIKESIAKVSKGELDAAFYTAGLGTPLLKNISAKDGSTLKLLPINQQEFTIPQQSYAKGSVLYTPQIIPANIYPWQKTPVSTVASNSFIFVKRSLDPKQIYDLAKASYSRASQLRKKDAFWKLFSITEAKSPRFNGIDYHLGVKNFLKEISDRRR from the coding sequence ATGTCTAACCTCAAAAAGGCTTTATTCCTTGGATTTCTTGCCTTATTAACAGCTTCTATAGTTGTGTTAGGAAATTTGGTAACGGGAAACCCTGTTGTTGCACAGCAAGGTTCGTTATCTTTTCTAACAACAAAGCAGCCAAGTCTTTATTACCAAGCTGCAACGGAGCTAAACGAAGTTTTGAAAAACTCTGGATTTAATTTAGCAATTAAAGAAGGGTCACCAGGTTCCTTTCAAAATTTGATTGAAATTGGTAATGGAAGATCTGATATGGCGTTTGCTCAACAAGACGCTTTCTATCTACTTCGCAATACTGGCGATAAAGATGTAGCCAAGCTAGCTGAGAATATCCAAATTTTTGCGCCTGTCAGCAGTGAAACCATTCATCTTATTGTTAATACTTCATCAGGAATCAAGAATTTCGCCGACCTTAAAGGTAAAAATGTGGCTGTAGGTTTAGAAAACTCTGGAACTTATGTTAGTGCTATTTTTCTCTATCAACTTCATAATTTAGATGTCACTCAGGAATCTCTTGTACCAATGGATATCAAAGAATCCATCGCAAAAGTGAGCAAGGGAGAACTAGACGCAGCGTTTTACACAGCTGGTCTGGGGACTCCTTTGCTAAAAAATATTTCTGCTAAGGATGGTTCCACGCTCAAATTGCTACCAATCAATCAGCAGGAATTTACAATTCCTCAGCAATCTTATGCAAAGGGTTCTGTTCTTTACACTCCTCAAATTATTCCTGCGAATATCTATCCTTGGCAAAAAACTCCGGTCAGCACTGTTGCTAGTAATTCCTTCATTTTTGTTAAGAGATCGCTCGATCCCAAACAAATTTACGATCTGGCAAAAGCATCATACTCTCGTGCTTCTCAACTTAGGAAAAAGGACGCCTTCTGGAAACTCTTTAGTATTACAGAAGCTAAAAGTCCTCGTTTTAATGGCATAGATTACCACCTGGGTGTCAAAAATTTTCTGAAAGAAATTAGCGATCGGCGCAGGTAA
- a CDS encoding AAA-like domain-containing protein produces MTIDEIVLLLKANTPNSLTPLQEMVLRSSWEGKTYTSIAVEAHYGEERVRKVASHLWQVLSDFWKEPIGKSNFRQILEPRRLSRTQQQLLREFNRKDEVTSLEFPSGPVSLNSKFYVPRSPLEELAYAEIAEPGSVTCIKAPKKMGKSSLILRIIAHATSLGYSTVHLDFQQADRAVFANLDKFLRWFCANVSRELGLELKLNDYWDEDLGSKVCCSLYFQYYLLPSLNNPLVLVFNEVDWIFDYPEIAEDFLPLLRSWYEQAKLVEVWQKLRLVLAYSMEFFLPFNLTHSPFNIGLPIKLTEFSKEQVQDLAQRHGLDWFHGSDADKLMAIVGGHPYLVRLALYHLVSKGGMERHLGQILQQAPTEAGIYNEYLRQCLLVLREKPELGDAFREVVSAKSALQMELPVAYKLYAMGLVSIEGDRCTPSCELYRLYFQEQLNTYSDRGPRLQELEKENQQLRVLSGLDELTQLVSRRSFNTYLQIEWQKALSKHVPLSLILCDIDYFKIYNKTYGITAGDDCLRQISRVINQCVKQSFQSEDFNSARNSVFVARYGGEEFAILIQTDAANALHVSEDIREQVKALGIPCDYPNIGGLPADVLTVSVGVASLIPEAQTDPHTLLITAERALIQAKRRGRDRVVFN; encoded by the coding sequence ATGACTATAGATGAAATCGTATTACTACTAAAGGCAAACACTCCGAACTCGTTAACTCCACTCCAAGAGATGGTTTTACGTTCTTCTTGGGAAGGAAAAACTTATACAAGTATAGCAGTTGAAGCACATTACGGAGAAGAGAGGGTTAGAAAAGTCGCTTCTCATTTATGGCAAGTTTTGAGTGACTTTTGGAAAGAGCCAATTGGTAAATCCAACTTCCGTCAGATTCTGGAACCCCGCCGTTTAAGCAGAACGCAACAACAATTGCTCCGAGAATTCAACCGTAAAGATGAAGTCACATCCCTAGAATTTCCTAGCGGTCCGGTATCACTTAATTCTAAATTTTACGTTCCTCGTTCACCCCTTGAAGAACTGGCTTACGCGGAAATAGCAGAACCAGGAAGTGTAACTTGCATCAAAGCTCCTAAAAAAATGGGGAAAAGTTCCCTAATTCTACGGATTATTGCTCATGCCACAAGCCTTGGTTACAGCACGGTTCATTTAGATTTTCAGCAAGCAGATAGGGCGGTGTTTGCCAATCTTGATAAATTCTTGCGCTGGTTCTGCGCCAATGTCAGCCGGGAGTTGGGTTTGGAACTGAAACTCAACGATTACTGGGATGAGGATCTCGGTAGTAAAGTCTGTTGCTCTCTCTATTTTCAATACTATTTACTTCCATCTCTCAACAACCCTCTGGTTTTGGTGTTTAACGAAGTTGATTGGATATTTGATTATCCAGAAATTGCTGAAGATTTTCTCCCGCTTCTACGTTCTTGGTACGAACAAGCCAAATTAGTTGAAGTTTGGCAAAAACTTCGTCTTGTTCTGGCTTACTCAATGGAATTTTTTTTGCCTTTCAACTTGACTCATTCTCCATTTAATATCGGTTTACCTATCAAGTTAACGGAATTTTCAAAAGAACAAGTGCAGGATTTGGCGCAACGCCACGGATTGGACTGGTTTCACGGTTCTGACGCTGACAAACTCATGGCAATAGTGGGAGGACACCCATATCTGGTGAGGTTGGCTTTGTATCACCTGGTTAGTAAGGGAGGGATGGAACGCCATTTAGGGCAAATATTGCAACAAGCACCTACCGAAGCAGGAATTTATAATGAGTATCTCAGGCAATGTTTGTTGGTTCTGCGGGAGAAACCAGAATTAGGAGACGCTTTCCGTGAAGTGGTTTCTGCTAAAAGTGCCTTACAAATGGAACTACCTGTGGCATATAAGTTGTATGCTATGGGGTTGGTCAGTATTGAAGGCGATCGCTGTACTCCGTCGTGTGAATTGTACCGCTTGTATTTTCAAGAGCAACTTAACACTTATAGCGATCGCGGTCCCCGTTTGCAAGAATTGGAAAAAGAAAACCAACAGTTACGCGTTCTTTCAGGTTTAGATGAACTGACTCAATTGGTGAGCCGTCGTTCTTTTAATACCTATCTTCAAATAGAGTGGCAAAAAGCTTTGAGCAAACACGTTCCTCTATCACTCATTTTGTGCGATATTGACTACTTTAAAATTTATAATAAGACCTACGGAATTACCGCAGGTGATGACTGTTTGCGTCAAATTTCTCGCGTTATTAATCAATGTGTAAAACAATCTTTTCAAAGTGAAGATTTCAATAGCGCTCGCAATTCAGTTTTTGTTGCGCGTTATGGAGGAGAGGAATTTGCGATTCTCATCCAAACAGATGCAGCTAATGCTTTACACGTTTCTGAAGATATTCGAGAGCAAGTGAAAGCTCTCGGAATTCCTTGCGATTATCCTAATATTGGCGGACTTCCCGCTGATGTTTTAACGGTCAGTGTTGGTGTTGCTAGTTTGATTCCTGAAGCTCAAACCGATCCTCATACTTTGTTGATAACAGCAGAAAGAGCACTCATCCAAGCAAAAAGAAGAGGGCGCGATCGGGTAGTTTTTAATTAA
- the aqpZ gene encoding aquaporin Z, giving the protein MTVTPPLVKRCLAEFIGTFWLVLGGCGSAVLAAAYTADAARIAESTKFPLGIGLVGVSLAFGLTVLTMAYAIGHISGCHLNPAVSFGLWAAKRFPGSELAVYIGSQVFGAILGAGVVYLIASGQSGFTLTGSNPLATNGFGADHSPGGFNLLACFLAELVFTFMFLMIILGSTDRRAPQGFAPIAIGLALTLIHLISIPVTNTSVNPARSLGPAIFVGGWAIQQLWLFWVAPILGGILAGFCYSQVFEAPTVERQLSEVS; this is encoded by the coding sequence ATGACAGTAACACCTCCACTAGTGAAGCGTTGCTTAGCTGAGTTTATAGGCACTTTTTGGTTAGTGTTAGGCGGCTGTGGTAGTGCAGTCTTAGCAGCAGCTTATACAGCAGATGCTGCAAGAATTGCTGAGAGTACAAAATTTCCTTTAGGGATTGGATTAGTTGGGGTTTCTTTAGCCTTCGGTTTAACAGTTCTGACTATGGCTTATGCGATCGGTCATATCTCAGGCTGTCACCTCAATCCCGCAGTTTCTTTTGGTCTTTGGGCTGCAAAGCGATTTCCCGGATCTGAGTTAGCTGTTTATATCGGTTCGCAAGTCTTTGGAGCCATACTGGGTGCGGGAGTTGTATACTTGATAGCATCCGGTCAATCAGGATTTACATTAACTGGTTCCAATCCATTAGCAACAAATGGTTTTGGAGCGGATCATTCTCCTGGTGGTTTTAATTTACTGGCTTGCTTCCTGGCTGAGCTAGTATTCACTTTCATGTTTTTAATGATTATCTTAGGTTCCACCGACCGCCGTGCGCCTCAAGGTTTTGCACCAATTGCGATTGGTTTAGCTTTAACTCTCATTCACCTGATTAGCATTCCTGTAACCAATACATCAGTGAATCCAGCTCGCAGCCTCGGTCCAGCAATTTTTGTTGGTGGTTGGGCGATTCAACAGTTGTGGCTTTTCTGGGTAGCTCCAATTTTAGGAGGTATCTTGGCAGGTTTCTGCTACTCTCAAGTTTTTGAGGCTCCTACAGTAGAAAGACAGTTGTCAGAAGTAAGTTAA
- the recN gene encoding DNA repair protein RecN has translation MLLSLRIENFALIDQLELEFGAGLNVLTGETGAGKSIILDALDAVLGGKVSSRVIRTGANKSMVEATFSSNSTLAAWLSEQEIDSIDENSIILSREITETATNIRSRSRVNGVLVNRQVMGGLRDRLVEITAQGQTVQVGQSAQVRDWLDVYGGHSLIQQRQLVATAFGAYQQAHLVLEKRRTSERERLQQLDLLTYQVQELKAANLSDPDEFDKLLQERERLSHVVELQQMSYKVYQALYQNDNEAPAAGDLLGDSEVILTSMVEYDAQLQPLLDMVRDAQATLAEVARQVNAYGEGLESDPQRLEEVEERIRELKQVCRKYGPTLAEAIAFYQRIHEELSQLNNTEQSIESLEKQERECLSQLTEACHELTQLRRTAAAALQAELIKELKPLAMDKVKFQVEIAPIWPTIAGADKITFLFSPNPGEPLQPLTEIASGGEMSRFLLALKACFSQADAVATLVFDEIDVGVSGRVAQAIAEKLHQLGQFHQVLCVTHQPLVAAMADRHFRVAKQVINTDKGQKATNGHSEQRTVVRVTALDNLSKRREELAQLAGGKSAQEAIAFADSLLTQAANHQTKSKVKRGKVSG, from the coding sequence ATGTTGCTCTCTCTGCGAATAGAAAATTTTGCTCTCATTGACCAACTAGAATTGGAATTTGGCGCTGGACTGAACGTGTTGACAGGTGAAACTGGCGCAGGCAAATCCATCATCTTAGATGCGCTTGATGCTGTCCTTGGTGGCAAAGTCTCCAGCCGTGTCATTCGTACTGGCGCAAATAAGTCAATGGTAGAAGCTACTTTTTCCTCTAACTCTACATTAGCCGCTTGGCTGAGCGAACAGGAAATAGATTCAATTGATGAAAACTCTATCATTCTGAGTCGAGAAATTACTGAAACCGCCACTAATATCCGCAGTCGTTCGCGGGTGAATGGAGTGTTGGTGAATCGCCAGGTTATGGGGGGGCTGCGCGATCGCCTTGTGGAAATCACGGCTCAAGGTCAAACTGTACAGGTGGGACAATCTGCCCAAGTTCGGGATTGGTTGGATGTTTATGGCGGTCACTCCTTAATACAGCAGCGCCAACTTGTGGCGACGGCTTTTGGAGCCTATCAACAAGCTCACCTAGTGCTGGAAAAACGCCGAACATCAGAACGAGAACGGCTACAACAGCTAGACTTGTTGACATATCAAGTACAGGAATTAAAAGCAGCAAACTTAAGCGATCCTGACGAATTCGATAAGCTTTTACAAGAGCGGGAACGCCTCAGCCATGTAGTTGAACTGCAGCAAATGAGTTACAAAGTTTATCAAGCTTTGTATCAAAATGATAATGAAGCCCCGGCAGCAGGAGACCTTTTGGGAGACAGTGAGGTGATATTAACCAGCATGGTTGAATATGATGCTCAACTGCAACCACTTTTAGACATGGTTCGAGATGCTCAAGCAACCCTAGCAGAAGTTGCACGGCAAGTAAATGCCTACGGGGAAGGATTAGAATCTGACCCGCAACGTTTGGAAGAAGTAGAAGAGCGAATTCGAGAGTTAAAGCAAGTTTGCCGCAAGTACGGACCCACTTTAGCAGAAGCTATTGCTTTTTACCAACGCATTCATGAAGAATTATCGCAGCTTAATAATACCGAGCAATCTATAGAAAGTTTGGAAAAGCAAGAAAGAGAATGCCTATCACAACTGACAGAAGCTTGTCATGAATTAACTCAATTGCGTCGGACTGCTGCGGCTGCGCTACAAGCAGAACTGATAAAGGAATTAAAGCCTTTGGCAATGGATAAGGTCAAGTTTCAAGTGGAAATTGCTCCAATTTGGCCGACAATAGCAGGAGCAGATAAAATTACATTTTTATTTAGCCCCAACCCAGGAGAGCCCCTACAACCTTTAACAGAAATTGCTTCTGGTGGTGAAATGAGTCGCTTTTTGTTAGCACTGAAAGCTTGTTTTTCCCAAGCTGATGCAGTAGCAACATTAGTGTTTGATGAAATTGATGTTGGGGTTTCCGGACGGGTCGCTCAAGCCATTGCTGAAAAGTTACACCAACTCGGTCAGTTCCATCAAGTGCTGTGTGTCACTCACCAGCCTCTTGTCGCAGCTATGGCAGATCGTCATTTTCGAGTCGCCAAACAAGTAATTAATACAGATAAAGGTCAAAAAGCAACCAACGGACACTCAGAACAGCGCACTGTTGTAAGAGTGACCGCTTTGGACAACTTGAGCAAGCGGCGAGAAGAACTCGCACAACTTGCGGGTGGGAAGTCCGCACAAGAAGCGATCGCTTTTGCAGACTCTTTATTAACTCAAGCCGCCAACCATCAAACAAAATCAAAAGTTAAACGGGGGAAGGTTAGTGGTTAG
- a CDS encoding ATP adenylyltransferase family protein — translation MSGEKSASQGRTTRLQPGMLWKRVKEQTEYALAKQSLVSIPTEFEFVEQDGVRFLVRVLSNLVRKDAAKKEQLKQLTRPGKEFNPFLPYERDLFVADISETHVCILNKYNVVDYHLLIITRAFEEQESLLTLEDFAAVRACLEEIDGLVFYNGGKDAGASQRHKHLQLVPLPFIPSGSQIPIEPLLASARFQSSIATIPQLPFVNSYARLDVKGMESPLATAEATFECYRTLLQNLGIETAPGSENKQSAPYNLLATRQWMLIVPRSQESFGSISVNSLGFAGSLFVKNEQQMQLLKDIGPMTLLKKVAI, via the coding sequence ATGTCAGGAGAAAAATCCGCGTCACAGGGGAGAACAACACGGCTGCAACCGGGTATGTTGTGGAAACGTGTCAAAGAACAGACTGAGTATGCTCTTGCAAAGCAATCTTTGGTGTCAATTCCTACAGAGTTTGAATTTGTTGAACAAGATGGCGTTCGCTTTCTAGTTAGGGTCTTATCGAATCTAGTTCGTAAGGATGCAGCTAAAAAAGAGCAACTCAAACAATTAACCCGTCCTGGGAAAGAATTCAATCCTTTTCTTCCTTACGAACGGGATTTGTTTGTAGCTGATATTTCAGAAACTCATGTATGTATTTTGAACAAATATAACGTAGTTGATTATCACTTACTGATAATTACTCGTGCTTTTGAAGAACAAGAAAGTTTACTGACTTTGGAAGATTTCGCTGCGGTGCGGGCTTGTCTGGAGGAAATTGATGGTTTGGTATTTTACAACGGTGGTAAAGATGCTGGTGCAAGTCAGAGACACAAGCACTTGCAATTGGTTCCACTTCCATTTATTCCAAGTGGTTCTCAGATACCAATAGAACCTCTACTCGCCTCTGCTCGGTTTCAAAGCTCCATAGCGACTATACCGCAACTGCCTTTTGTTAACTCATATGCCAGATTGGATGTCAAGGGTATGGAGTCACCATTAGCCACTGCTGAAGCTACTTTTGAGTGCTACCGTACCCTTCTCCAAAATTTAGGCATAGAAACCGCGCCGGGAAGTGAAAACAAGCAATCCGCTCCTTACAACCTGCTAGCGACGCGACAGTGGATGTTAATTGTGCCGCGATCGCAAGAGAGTTTTGGCTCGATTTCCGTTAACTCATTAGGATTTGCCGGTTCTTTGTTTGTGAAAAACGAGCAACAGATGCAACTTCTTAAAGACATTGGACCAATGACTCTTCTGAAGAAAGTTGCCATTTAA
- a CDS encoding alpha/beta fold hydrolase, whose amino-acid sequence MFVTQETWKHEYILTNGVKLHYVTQGTGPLMLMLHGFPEFWYSWRHQIPEFAKDFKVVALDLRGYNDSDKPKNQSAYVMDEFVRDIEGVVTGLGYEKCTLVGHDWGGAIAWNFAYSYPEMIERLIILNLPHPAKFREGLQTPQQLLRSSYAFFFQLPSLPEFLIQASDYQAIENAFRGLAINKNAFTKEDIEAYKNAAAKRGALTAMLNYYRNISQQKILNTSWGVLEVPTLMIWAENDTALGKELTYGTEAYVRDLQIKYIPNCSHWVQQEQPQVVNQYMREFLKS is encoded by the coding sequence ATGTTTGTTACACAAGAGACTTGGAAGCACGAATATATTCTTACCAACGGGGTGAAACTGCATTATGTAACTCAGGGTACGGGTCCTTTAATGTTGATGTTGCACGGATTTCCTGAATTTTGGTATTCCTGGCGTCATCAAATACCAGAATTTGCCAAAGATTTTAAAGTCGTTGCTCTTGACTTGCGGGGATACAATGACAGTGATAAGCCAAAAAATCAATCGGCTTATGTAATGGATGAATTTGTTAGGGATATTGAGGGAGTTGTTACAGGCTTAGGATATGAAAAGTGTACTTTAGTGGGACATGATTGGGGAGGTGCGATCGCGTGGAATTTCGCTTATTCTTATCCTGAGATGATAGAAAGATTAATTATCCTCAATTTGCCCCATCCTGCAAAATTCCGTGAAGGATTGCAGACTCCACAACAGTTGTTACGCAGTTCTTATGCCTTCTTTTTTCAACTTCCCAGTTTACCAGAATTTCTCATACAAGCTTCAGATTATCAAGCCATAGAAAATGCCTTTAGAGGTTTGGCAATTAACAAAAATGCTTTTACTAAAGAAGATATTGAAGCTTATAAAAATGCAGCAGCAAAACGAGGTGCTTTAACAGCAATGTTAAATTACTACCGCAACATTTCCCAACAAAAAATACTCAATACCAGTTGGGGTGTTTTAGAAGTGCCAACATTAATGATTTGGGCAGAAAATGATACTGCTCTTGGTAAAGAACTGACCTACGGTACGGAAGCTTATGTAAGAGATTTGCAAATTAAATACATTCCCAACTGCAGCCATTGGGTACAGCAAGAGCAGCCTCAAGTAGTCAATCAGTATATGCGTGAGTTTTTAAAAAGCTGA